From a single Rutidosis leptorrhynchoides isolate AG116_Rl617_1_P2 chromosome 5, CSIRO_AGI_Rlap_v1, whole genome shotgun sequence genomic region:
- the LOC139846614 gene encoding uncharacterized protein: MEEGQSVSSHVLKMKSYIDRLEKLGTTLPPNLAVNTVLVSLPKSYHQFVMNYNIQGWEKSLAEVHSMLKTAEQDIPYKVSNPGVLMIREGRVRKNKPKTWGKGKGKSIAKKKIPPPPKKENPAKDAECFHCGKVGHWRRNCPSYLSELRKGKAGQTSKSGNEKK, translated from the exons atggaggagggtcaatcagtgagttctcatgtcttaaaaatgaaaagctacattgaccgattggaaaaacttggaactaccttgccgcctaacttggccgtgaacacggttttggtttcactaccaaaatcgtatcaccaatttgtgatgaattacaatattcaaggttgggagaaatctctggcagaggtgcactcgatgctcaaaactgctgaacaggatattccatataaggtttccaatccaggtgtccttatgattagggaaggtagagtgagaaagaataagccaaaaacttggggaaaaggaaaaggcaagtcaattgctaagaaaaagattccaccacctcccaagaaagaaaacccagcgaaagacgccgaatgtttccactgtggaaaagttggccactggaggaggaactgtccttcctacctatctgagttgagaaaaggcaaagctggccagactagcaaatcag ggaatgagaagaagtaa